The genomic stretch CCTCTGGAGGGCCTTCCATTGGGTAGCCAAGTTGTCTGAGTGATAGAACCGGGTTAGCATTCACACATCCTTGAGTTCTAATAAGTGGTAGATTAGGGAAATCCCCACTGCTGAATACGATGTCCATGTTGATGTATTCTTTGGAATACCAAGAAAGATCTTCAGATCGGAGTGATCCCAATCTCTGAGGCCAACTAACATCTGTCTGTTCAACCCAAGCACCTGTCTTCGGAAGATGTTCTAGAAACCACTGATATaataaaggagcacaacaagcaatcaTTCCTTTCTTCTTAGTGTACCTATGGCTTATGTAATAGTAAAcatcagctaacaaggtaggtACTAGGTTTCCAGTAAGGAAAACACAAATAACAGCCATGTCTACAAAACCATCCATATTTGGGAACAGGACGACACCATAGATGGCTAATGCAATAGCAGAGTAACAAGCATCCCAACTTTCTGCTTTTATTAGGGTATGAGCTCTCTCCAAGAGAAAACCTAGCGAAAATCCTTTGGTACTCCCTTTGGTCTCTAGGTTAGCCTCTACTTCCTTTTCATCCATGTGAAGCGTGCTAGCAATAATCTCAAGGGGCAAAGATTCATCTATCCCTTCAAATAGTGGCTTGTTCTTCATAGGAATCCTAACAAGACGCTCGAATTCTTCTAACGTTGGTGCTAGCtggaagtcttggaatgtgaagcatcttaaaggtagGTCATGGAATTGGGCCAAGGTGATTAAAGTTGTATAGTCTACTCGTTGGTTGAGGATGCTGAGCAGATTTCCATAATATTTCCCAAAGTTAATTCTGTATACCGGGTGCATCTGAGAGACCAAGTCACGTAAGCTCCTTAGATCGGGATCTTTGAACTTGAAAGAgtaaatgtttcttttgcttgattccatgtttcttgaattcctgcaacttatgacactcagattccttggaaataaaataatatgaatgttATGTTATGAATGATATTATGCATGCCATAGGCAAGTCAACATATAGACCGTGAGAGTGGGTATTCTTGGTTACTAAACAAAACCCTTTTGGGAGGATGCTAAAGTTAAAAGGTTTCCAAAGTCATCAATCACTATTTAGGAAAGTTATTGTCATGACGAAAACTCATCTGCCAATAACATCCCCAAACAGAGTCTCGTTTGGGTGAGACATTCGTATGGTCTCAAAGAGGTAAACTCCTAGTGGGTCCATACTACACAACTCTTGAATCCAAagttctaataaggttctcagagtcatagatcgaggttgggaataccactgtaaggtagtaatacgcccaagggatctcatctAATTGGGGCTTTAGTATCAACCCAATAAGTCTGGGACTTTTCAGGTAGATACTACATAAACACcggatataatgggttaaaaggtccctagagtcattgatccaacttgagaataccATCGTCGTGAAGAAAACTCGTCGGGCGAcaatatctcaagagaatctcctctaggcggggtcttcgtatcttcccaacaaggaagatTCCTTATGGGCGCCCACTGCGtaaccaccaacttaatcttatggttttttTCAGACTCTggtggagagcctatctcacaaagtatcaccaacTAGAGAACCCCAATAATACATAGCCAATAAAACATCATACAATAATTAtgacaacataataataatagaataaataacaaacagataaacaaaattaacacacaatacatcaaccaaactaaattaggcttcactctcttttgcttggagctagtccccagcagagtcgccatctgttgcatctcgaaaaatatgattcctcgcgatggtcgcggaaaaattatgttcgaacagagtcgccaccgaactttatttatcccaataaagggataggaaaatatcgataaaacctttaggaaatggaataatggtcgtcgcaaccatattcgggttcgggagttgattacgcaaggggaatgtattagcacccctcgcgtccgttgtactcaacgggaaccttttagttctaatttgcattttgagtgttaatttatgtttgtttgttatctttggattataaaattttaaaaaaaatagaaatggatgagaacctcagaaaaggaaaggggaggttttttattagtgtgctcgcgaagatacaacaatctcctgcctacgtatccttatggtgtaataaggaagtcagagcattcgtagttcggggaactacggttggttggtgtcttttagtgacCGAATGttttagatcgcgttctaaaggctaaactttggcttgtctactctcggcggaggcttaagcattggtttgttatgtgcattagaaaggattaaatggtgttctttttgaaaagagttttggtcatACGGAAGTGACAAattggattaatatgttggatgttttgattggttgagatttttttggttggatgacgattactcggatagttgagtaagacaacttgtatcctaacagtcgggaaagggaatagaagactctaaaccattttatttttcatccttaattataaaaagGATTTGATAGTAATTAAGGttttttgaatggatgacgaatactcggataatcgagtaagacaactcgtatcctaataatcgagaaagggaatagaagactctagacctctttctgtttcatctgaatatttatgaagATAAGGTTatatatggttgacgtattttatAATGAAtgacaagtacttgaatgactgagtaagactactcatatccaagcatttgagaagaggagttgaaagctcaaaaccttctcctttttcgtatagtttattaagaaaatgatttgaataagttgtatgttt from Lathyrus oleraceus cultivar Zhongwan6 chromosome 7, CAAS_Psat_ZW6_1.0, whole genome shotgun sequence encodes the following:
- the LOC127103232 gene encoding uncharacterized protein LOC127103232, whose product is MESSKRNIYSFKFKDPDLRSLRDLVSQMHPVYRINFGKYYGNLLSILNQRVDYTTLITLAQFHDLPLRCFTFQDFQLAPTLEEFERLVRIPMKNKPLFEGIDESLPLEIIASTLHMDEKEVEANLETKGSTKGFSLGFLLERAHTLIKAESWDACYSAIALAIYGVVLFPNMDGFVDMAVICVFLTGNLVPTLLADVYYYISHRYTKKKGMIACCAPLLYQWFLEHLPKTGAWVEQTDVSWPQRLGSLRSEDLSWYSKEYINMDIVFSSGDFPNLPLIRTQGCVNANPVLSLRQLGYPMEGPPEAGSLEAFLLLDFGVENTSLFQRIKEAWKNFNRKGKADLGRANGITKEPYFHWERDYVIEDYESFKKTIDFLQGDKDTFRAKLDGLVGFCNWAAKELPWKLRDAVEELKEDSTPPAIISFILLCKGLLKRFNKN